From one Leptospira noumeaensis genomic stretch:
- a CDS encoding TetR/AcrR family transcriptional regulator, which translates to MAGKKQKETKPTIPYHHGDLRPALITAARSLLQNQGIDVLSLRSIASAIGVTHMAPYAHFKGKQELLQAVAASGYDELAANMIRVQKKQTKVTGRMLAYHYGVEYIQFAIANPNLYRLMMNQIDLEKKISLESPDREIWVSSQRPFRLLYTAFANERVNKKLAHARALGAWATVHGIASLAIEGHLVLPEGMDVIQLFKTTVSSSVDMG; encoded by the coding sequence ATGGCCGGGAAAAAACAAAAAGAAACTAAACCGACAATCCCCTACCATCATGGCGACCTCCGCCCAGCACTCATTACTGCTGCTCGCAGCTTATTACAAAACCAAGGAATCGATGTTTTATCTTTGCGTTCCATCGCCTCTGCCATCGGTGTGACCCATATGGCGCCCTATGCTCATTTTAAGGGGAAACAAGAATTACTACAGGCTGTAGCGGCTTCAGGATATGATGAATTGGCAGCCAATATGATTCGCGTGCAGAAAAAACAAACGAAAGTCACCGGCCGCATGTTAGCTTACCATTACGGTGTGGAATACATCCAGTTTGCAATTGCAAATCCAAACTTATACCGATTGATGATGAACCAAATTGATTTAGAAAAAAAAATAAGTTTGGAAAGCCCAGATCGTGAAATCTGGGTAAGTTCACAACGTCCTTTTCGTTTGTTATACACTGCATTTGCCAATGAACGAGTGAATAAAAAGTTAGCCCATGCGAGAGCACTTGGTGCTTGGGCTACTGTTCACGGAATTGCCTCTCTAGCAATTGAAGGACATTTAGTACTCCCTGAAGGAATGGATGTCATTCAACTATTTAAAACAACCGTTAGTTCCTCGGTGGATATGGGGTGA
- a CDS encoding phytoene desaturase family protein: protein MSHYDTVVIGAGNAGLMAATRLQREGSKTLLLERHNVPGGCATSFVRGDFEFEVALHQLSGVGTESNPFIMRRVFEELGVLDKIELVQEQELYRIIIPGKLDVTLPADWIELQDHLKSLFPEEGESIERFFTLSEAVVNEYYFVLPRVRLSNDEEKIRTKCPNFSAYGLRSTTDVLNEFFSNEDLINVITPYWSYVGIPTTDLVFAEFIGMLYFYCVYKPWHIKGGSQMLSSSLLSSFEEAGGEVRFHCAAEKILTENGAVRGVLLETGEMVTCEAVVSNASPLITYHELLDLETPPPSILKDFKSRRMGVSAVCLYLGLDCSPEELGFTTASTFVMTTSNAEVTEDRMYTLEAPDWGMVTCYNFIDEELAPKGKAVVTLVALQYGEAWKDVPPDQYISTKYEFGDKLIDLVEQAYPKIRKHIEKAEVATPMTMMRYLNTPGGAIYGFKQTLQDGSLMRESIDAIDGLYSSSSWTSMGGFQPTYLNGYYTARKIMKQLRRKTKTIA from the coding sequence ATGTCTCACTATGACACAGTCGTAATTGGTGCCGGTAACGCTGGTTTAATGGCAGCCACTCGTTTGCAACGTGAGGGTTCAAAAACCTTGTTGTTAGAGAGGCATAATGTCCCTGGAGGTTGTGCTACATCTTTTGTCCGAGGGGATTTTGAATTTGAAGTTGCCCTCCACCAACTCAGTGGTGTCGGAACAGAATCCAATCCTTTCATCATGCGCCGGGTTTTTGAAGAACTTGGTGTTTTAGATAAAATCGAACTTGTACAAGAACAAGAACTCTATCGGATTATCATTCCAGGAAAGTTGGATGTTACTTTGCCGGCTGATTGGATTGAACTGCAGGATCATCTTAAAAGTCTATTTCCTGAAGAAGGGGAATCCATCGAACGTTTTTTTACGCTTAGCGAAGCTGTAGTCAACGAGTATTATTTTGTTTTGCCTAGGGTAAGGTTATCGAATGATGAAGAAAAAATTAGAACCAAATGTCCGAATTTTTCAGCATACGGCCTTCGTTCCACAACTGATGTTTTGAATGAATTTTTTTCTAATGAGGACTTAATTAATGTAATCACACCTTATTGGAGTTATGTTGGTATTCCCACTACAGATTTGGTTTTTGCAGAATTTATCGGTATGTTATATTTTTATTGCGTGTACAAACCTTGGCATATCAAAGGTGGGTCTCAAATGCTTTCTAGTTCTCTTCTTTCCTCTTTTGAGGAAGCAGGTGGAGAAGTAAGATTCCATTGTGCGGCAGAAAAAATTCTCACCGAAAATGGAGCTGTCCGTGGTGTTCTTCTCGAAACAGGAGAAATGGTAACCTGTGAAGCTGTTGTATCGAACGCCAGTCCACTGATCACCTATCATGAGTTATTAGATCTTGAAACTCCACCGCCTTCAATTCTAAAAGATTTTAAGTCTAGACGAATGGGTGTTTCTGCTGTTTGTCTTTATCTGGGTTTAGATTGTTCTCCAGAAGAGTTAGGATTCACTACAGCCTCCACCTTCGTAATGACAACTTCTAATGCAGAAGTGACTGAAGATCGTATGTATACTTTGGAGGCTCCGGACTGGGGGATGGTGACTTGTTATAATTTCATCGATGAGGAACTTGCTCCTAAAGGAAAAGCGGTTGTCACTCTTGTGGCTTTACAATATGGAGAGGCCTGGAAGGATGTTCCACCTGATCAGTATATTTCCACAAAATATGAGTTTGGTGACAAATTGATAGACCTCGTTGAGCAGGCTTATCCTAAAATCAGAAAACACATAGAAAAGGCTGAAGTTGCCACGCCGATGACGATGATGCGTTATTTAAACACTCCGGGAGGTGCCATTTATGGATTCAAACAGACGTTACAAGATGGTTCCCTTATGAGAGAATCAATAGATGCCATTGATGGGCTTTATTCTTCCAGTAGTTGGACAAGTATGGGTGGGTTCCAACCAACTTATTTGAACGGTTATTATACCGCACGTAAAATTATGAAACAACTTCGTCGTAAAACCAAAACTATAGCTTAG
- a CDS encoding FAD-binding oxidoreductase, translating to MLDNNQKLETNILNSVVGFPEAVLKKVELENNGSNFIEGKGLVRETIRSLHPKRIRLRVENIRIDTPSTKTLEMVSEDGKNLPPFQAGQYINLFVSLAGVLTARPYSISSSPKNLKSYELTIKRAEGGFVSPYLLDDVKVGQEFESTGPMGSFHHNPLFHGLDLVFLAGGSGIAPAMSMLKSFLASQEPFRFHIIYSNSYENDVIFIDELRNLAAAHKNFVLTEFLSREVSSEYKGYRGRLDFATLQTLLSEPSSKMYYVCGPTPFNEHCAKLLSELGVKSGRILIESNGPPPKPEKMDGWPNSLLPTKEVNVKVGNQKPFKVKVGEPLLNSLERNGYFTENACRSGECSLCRVKLKSGEVFSPPEAKIRKSDKKFGWIHSCVAFPIKDVEIQL from the coding sequence ATGTTAGATAATAATCAAAAATTAGAAACAAATATTTTAAACTCTGTTGTTGGCTTCCCGGAAGCGGTTTTAAAAAAAGTAGAACTAGAAAACAACGGTTCTAATTTTATAGAAGGAAAAGGTTTGGTTCGCGAAACGATTCGTAGTCTTCACCCCAAACGAATTCGTTTGCGTGTTGAGAATATTCGAATTGATACACCATCTACAAAAACCTTAGAAATGGTTTCAGAAGATGGTAAAAATTTACCTCCTTTCCAAGCGGGGCAGTATATTAACTTATTTGTTTCTCTTGCAGGCGTTCTCACTGCAAGACCATATTCAATTTCGTCATCACCCAAAAATCTAAAATCCTATGAGTTAACCATCAAACGCGCAGAAGGTGGATTTGTGAGTCCCTATTTGTTAGATGATGTAAAGGTCGGACAAGAATTTGAATCCACAGGACCTATGGGTTCCTTCCATCATAATCCACTTTTCCATGGTTTGGATTTGGTGTTTCTTGCTGGCGGATCAGGAATTGCTCCTGCAATGAGTATGTTAAAATCGTTTTTGGCATCACAAGAACCATTTCGTTTCCATATCATTTATTCGAATAGTTATGAGAACGATGTGATTTTTATTGATGAACTTCGAAACTTAGCGGCGGCTCATAAAAACTTTGTTTTGACCGAGTTCCTTTCTCGTGAGGTAAGTTCTGAATACAAGGGTTATCGTGGTCGATTGGATTTTGCCACATTGCAAACATTATTATCTGAACCATCATCTAAGATGTACTATGTTTGTGGACCTACTCCTTTCAACGAACATTGTGCTAAACTTTTATCCGAACTTGGTGTCAAATCTGGACGTATTTTAATCGAAAGTAATGGCCCACCACCAAAGCCGGAAAAAATGGATGGTTGGCCGAATTCTCTCCTTCCGACAAAGGAAGTGAATGTCAAAGTTGGAAACCAAAAGCCTTTCAAAGTAAAAGTAGGGGAACCTCTTCTGAACAGTTTGGAACGAAACGGATATTTTACAGAGAATGCATGTCGTTCCGGCGAATGTAGTTTATGTCGTGTGAAATTAAAATCAGGAGAAGTATTCAGTCCCCCAGAAGCCAAAATAAGAAAGTCCGATAAAAAATTTGGTTGGATCCATTCTTGTGTGGCCTTTCCGATCAAGGATGTCGAAATCCAATTATAA
- a CDS encoding PAS domain-containing hybrid sensor histidine kinase/response regulator, with protein sequence MENLIPSEVYSSLILQYLYDAVIVTDLEFRITSWNLAAERIYGFTAEEVIGNSALQILKTDDNDLTRESRISELQTKGIWQGEIFQYDKGSKKIRIRSAVSFLKDKSGQTIGVIAINRDITEENKTQEELADSEERFKMSFDNAGIGVCFLDLNGKFIKVNKKLESMLGYSESELIGRKSNEFSYEEDKLLFDSFRDAALGGVKESIIYEKRFFSKDENIVWVEISNTLLKDRNGNPSYFVVHLNNITDRKNAEFHLLNAKKDAERANEAKSEFVANMSHEIRTPLNGVIGFNELLLTTNLDPDQKEYVRNAISSAHGLLGIINDVLDISKIEAGKLVLNEATSNLKQIISDSLGVLKWKANEKGIYLRLEVDSNVPEIIYIDATRLRQILINLLGNAVKFTEEGGVILKVIATPASDQKTKLEFSITDTGIGIPEEHKSHLFQSFWQGESNSKRRYGGTGLGLRITKSLLDLMGGNIEVHSEPGLGTEFRFVIECNSADQTAGQLSQDSNDYQKELVAQFDQSTLNHISPNILLVEDNEMNRNLLKRMIQKYIPNAKIKEAVDGLEAVRFFHESTPDLVFMDVQMPNMDGLEAATEIRKQPRGISVPIIALTAGALYEERKKCFDVGMDQFLTKPIDILALNQILFHYLNH encoded by the coding sequence ATGGAAAATCTGATTCCTAGTGAAGTTTACTCTTCTCTCATCCTACAATACCTCTACGATGCGGTGATTGTTACGGATTTGGAATTTCGGATCACCAGCTGGAATCTAGCAGCTGAAAGAATTTATGGATTTACTGCCGAGGAGGTCATTGGTAATTCCGCTCTCCAAATTTTAAAAACAGACGATAATGACCTTACAAGGGAAAGTCGTATTTCCGAATTACAAACAAAAGGCATATGGCAAGGTGAAATATTCCAATATGATAAAGGATCTAAAAAAATAAGAATCCGTTCTGCCGTAAGTTTTCTCAAAGACAAGTCAGGCCAAACCATCGGCGTGATCGCCATCAACCGAGACATTACCGAAGAAAACAAAACTCAAGAAGAACTCGCAGATAGTGAAGAACGATTTAAAATGAGTTTTGATAACGCAGGGATTGGAGTATGTTTTTTAGATCTAAACGGAAAATTCATTAAGGTAAATAAAAAACTAGAATCCATGTTAGGTTATAGTGAGTCCGAACTCATTGGCAGAAAATCAAATGAGTTTTCTTATGAAGAAGACAAACTATTGTTTGATTCCTTTCGTGATGCTGCCTTAGGCGGTGTCAAAGAAAGTATTATCTATGAAAAAAGATTTTTTTCAAAAGATGAAAATATCGTTTGGGTAGAAATTTCAAATACTCTTTTAAAAGATCGTAATGGGAATCCATCTTATTTTGTGGTTCATTTAAACAATATTACTGATAGAAAAAATGCCGAGTTTCATTTGCTCAACGCTAAAAAGGATGCCGAGAGAGCCAACGAAGCAAAATCAGAGTTTGTCGCCAATATGAGTCATGAAATCAGAACCCCTCTCAATGGAGTGATTGGTTTTAATGAATTATTGCTCACTACAAACTTAGATCCTGACCAAAAAGAATATGTTAGAAACGCAATCAGTAGCGCCCACGGTCTTCTCGGAATCATCAATGATGTTTTAGATATATCCAAAATTGAGGCCGGAAAACTCGTGCTCAACGAAGCCACATCTAATTTAAAACAAATCATAAGTGATTCCTTAGGTGTGCTGAAATGGAAGGCGAATGAAAAAGGAATCTACTTACGACTCGAAGTAGATTCAAATGTTCCTGAAATTATTTATATAGATGCAACAAGACTTCGGCAAATTTTAATCAACTTACTCGGAAATGCGGTAAAATTCACAGAAGAAGGTGGAGTCATACTCAAAGTAATTGCAACACCTGCTTCCGATCAAAAAACAAAATTAGAATTTAGCATTACCGATACGGGAATTGGAATCCCAGAGGAACATAAATCACATCTATTCCAATCGTTTTGGCAAGGAGAGTCAAATTCAAAACGTCGTTACGGCGGAACCGGCCTTGGTCTTAGGATCACAAAATCTTTGTTAGATTTGATGGGAGGAAATATTGAAGTTCATTCTGAACCTGGACTTGGAACCGAATTCCGATTTGTAATTGAATGTAATTCTGCCGATCAAACAGCAGGCCAACTTTCCCAAGATTCAAACGATTACCAAAAGGAATTGGTTGCTCAGTTTGACCAATCGACTTTAAATCATATTTCGCCAAATATTTTGTTAGTGGAAGATAATGAAATGAATCGCAACCTCCTAAAGAGGATGATTCAAAAATACATTCCAAACGCTAAGATCAAAGAAGCCGTGGATGGATTAGAAGCAGTTCGTTTTTTTCATGAATCGACTCCCGATTTAGTATTTATGGATGTTCAGATGCCCAATATGGATGGGTTGGAAGCGGCGACTGAAATTCGGAAACAACCTAGAGGGATTTCCGTTCCCATCATTGCCCTTACCGCAGGTGCTTTATACGAGGAACGTAAAAAATGTTTTGATGTAGGAATGGATCAGTTTTTGACCAAACCGATCGATATTTTAGCTCTCAATCAAATTCTATTTCATTATTTGAACCATTAA
- a CDS encoding Nramp family divalent metal transporter produces the protein MRRFPFLAYLGPGLLYAGAAVGVSHLVQSTRAGAVYGYGLLFVVLFANLIKYPFFVVGTKYTIITGKSLLDGYEALGRLPVWIFFFISVGTMCIIVATVTLVTSGLFSNLLGISMEPWLLCAIILIFCFLLLAIGKFAALDGLMKWIVVLLTVSTIVAMVLSFYAGIPKLETAGKTFSIGDLGDVAFLIALMGWMPIPIEAAVWQSDWTLAKKTPDGKLPPMKYAMIDFNIGYIGTTLLAVCFLALGANMMYNTGAEFSSQAVSFASELVRLYTSAIGSWSYPIILIAAFFTMFSTTLTCFDAYPRVVSNASRRLFKPLEKIPTEKLYWYWIILVGVGSILILLFFRTNMKSLVDFATTVSFLNAPVLALIHHLILFGKEIPREQRPKPWMNLLSWFGILFLFGFSIYYINITFF, from the coding sequence ATGAGACGATTTCCTTTTTTAGCTTATCTTGGTCCAGGCCTTCTTTATGCGGGAGCTGCCGTTGGTGTTTCCCATCTTGTGCAATCGACTCGGGCAGGGGCCGTTTACGGATACGGTTTACTCTTTGTCGTACTTTTTGCCAATCTGATCAAATATCCTTTTTTTGTTGTCGGCACTAAATACACCATTATTACCGGGAAATCGTTGTTAGATGGTTACGAAGCACTTGGTCGTTTGCCTGTATGGATATTTTTCTTCATTTCGGTTGGAACCATGTGTATCATTGTAGCTACGGTTACACTTGTCACTTCTGGATTATTTTCCAATCTCCTTGGCATTTCCATGGAACCATGGTTGCTTTGTGCGATCATTTTAATTTTTTGTTTCCTCTTACTTGCGATTGGTAAGTTTGCAGCTCTAGACGGACTCATGAAATGGATCGTAGTTTTGCTGACTGTGTCTACCATAGTAGCCATGGTTCTTTCCTTTTATGCAGGAATTCCCAAATTAGAAACTGCTGGAAAAACCTTTTCTATTGGAGATTTAGGGGATGTTGCTTTTCTCATTGCCCTTATGGGTTGGATGCCCATCCCGATCGAAGCTGCTGTTTGGCAATCGGATTGGACACTCGCGAAAAAAACTCCAGATGGGAAACTCCCTCCTATGAAGTATGCGATGATCGATTTTAATATCGGTTATATTGGAACTACTTTGCTTGCGGTTTGTTTTTTGGCTTTAGGTGCCAATATGATGTACAATACAGGAGCCGAGTTTTCTTCTCAGGCAGTTAGTTTCGCCTCTGAACTTGTTAGGCTTTATACTTCTGCCATTGGCTCTTGGTCCTATCCCATCATTCTCATTGCTGCTTTTTTTACTATGTTTTCAACCACTCTTACTTGTTTTGATGCTTACCCTCGCGTGGTATCCAATGCAAGTCGTCGTTTGTTCAAACCATTAGAAAAAATTCCTACTGAAAAACTATATTGGTACTGGATCATTCTTGTGGGAGTGGGATCCATTTTGATTTTATTATTTTTTAGAACCAATATGAAAAGTTTGGTGGATTTTGCGACTACAGTATCTTTTTTAAATGCACCGGTTCTTGCACTCATCCATCATTTGATTTTATTTGGAAAAGAAATTCCGAGAGAACAACGACCTAAACCTTGGATGAATTTACTTTCTTGGTTTGGTATTTTGTTTCTTTTTGGATTTTCTATCTATTATATCAATATAACCTTTTTCTAA
- a CDS encoding Na+/H+ antiporter NhaC family protein produces the protein MEREKSHSLFFSLSPLFYLILTILFFRFVWVVTYPHPAALFVSGVISFLQRRNRKFVFLKSSFRKNFVSVLPAMEILFFVGMLIASWAYSGVLSTMIQIGILFLQPDYFLPSLAIVSAIAAMVSGSSWTTAGTLGVALMGVAEVISFPQTMAAGAIVSGCYFGDKLSPLSDTTNLASSLTHVPIWKHIRHMLKTTCISFGIALLGYYFLNLYIWDSTQTTKITLQSESFGDISLSGVSWFKLIPVVLVFGSSLFRMHIRLSLLLGIISSIVLNLTEFGFPWEIGKTLVYGFESRSGNEVFDRFLNGGGVVAILPTEILILAAVWFGAVVEGYGYLNEILIQIKIWAKDRWDILLSTMGTSFLLNLVTADQYLSLVIPARAFRSLAEEKGIPEKDISRSLEDSGTITSPLIPWNSCGAFMSTSLGVSVFSFFPFVFFNLIHVLLALSLLFVAKNKSKSS, from the coding sequence ATGGAGAGAGAAAAATCACACTCCCTTTTTTTCTCTCTTTCTCCACTATTCTATCTCATCCTTACGATTCTTTTTTTTCGCTTTGTTTGGGTAGTCACTTATCCGCATCCCGCGGCTTTATTTGTTTCGGGGGTAATTTCTTTTTTACAGAGAAGGAATAGAAAGTTTGTATTTCTAAAGTCTTCTTTTCGTAAAAATTTTGTTTCGGTCCTTCCTGCCATGGAGATTCTTTTTTTTGTAGGGATGCTCATTGCTTCTTGGGCATATTCTGGAGTTCTCTCCACCATGATCCAAATTGGAATTTTATTTTTACAACCAGACTATTTTTTACCTTCGCTTGCTATTGTGTCTGCGATTGCAGCAATGGTTTCTGGTTCTTCCTGGACCACTGCAGGTACGTTAGGTGTGGCTCTTATGGGTGTGGCAGAGGTAATTTCATTTCCACAAACCATGGCCGCCGGTGCCATTGTGAGTGGATGTTATTTTGGTGATAAACTTTCTCCACTTTCTGATACAACCAACCTTGCCTCTAGTTTGACCCATGTTCCCATTTGGAAACATATCCGGCATATGTTAAAAACAACTTGTATCAGTTTTGGAATTGCCCTTTTAGGATATTATTTTTTAAACCTTTATATTTGGGATTCTACGCAAACAACAAAGATCACCTTGCAGTCCGAATCTTTTGGTGATATCTCTTTATCTGGTGTTTCTTGGTTCAAACTCATTCCCGTTGTTCTTGTTTTTGGTTCTTCCCTTTTTCGAATGCACATTCGTCTTTCTTTGTTACTTGGGATTATTTCTTCCATTGTATTGAATTTAACCGAATTTGGATTTCCTTGGGAAATTGGGAAAACTTTGGTCTATGGATTTGAGTCTCGTTCAGGAAATGAAGTTTTTGATCGGTTTTTGAATGGTGGTGGAGTCGTTGCCATTTTACCTACAGAAATTTTGATCCTCGCAGCAGTTTGGTTTGGCGCTGTTGTAGAAGGATATGGGTATTTGAACGAAATTTTGATTCAAATTAAAATTTGGGCAAAGGATCGGTGGGATATTTTACTTTCTACTATGGGAACCTCTTTTCTTTTGAATTTGGTCACAGCAGACCAGTATTTATCCTTAGTGATCCCGGCACGTGCTTTTAGAAGCCTTGCGGAAGAAAAAGGAATCCCCGAAAAAGACATCTCACGTTCCTTAGAAGATTCGGGAACCATCACATCTCCCCTCATTCCTTGGAACAGCTGCGGGGCGTTTATGTCTACTTCCCTTGGTGTATCGGTATTCTCTTTTTTTCCGTTTGTATTTTTTAATCTAATCCATGTTTTGTTGGCCTTATCACTCTTGTTTGTTGCAAAAAATAAATCTAAAAGTTCATAG
- a CDS encoding RNA polymerase subunit sigma-70, with amino-acid sequence MLPKILDEKILPLIQEARNSNDPNSLKEMLPIWMVDRLAKKRKITDDESSEMVLVILEVFPKMWILSLNYHITNVLGFFVTYAFNQYRNRFRHGQIPESGELYLQLWNYDSPANEEIPKELLEETSPLKSELEKLPTVTALVLSLQFDLPMKQNLKQLLLWKLRETGQDIDDFYREWDEKRFQQRQLLSRLSGMITRYTRKLYETTDPNRRKWYLKQKKLWISRRSRAIDRSFFSEREIAKALGISRKAVRNHLSQGKHELRKVGKDLLHYA; translated from the coding sequence ATGTTACCAAAAATACTAGATGAAAAAATTCTCCCTCTCATTCAGGAAGCTAGAAATAGTAACGATCCTAACAGTTTGAAAGAAATGTTGCCCATTTGGATGGTGGATCGGTTGGCCAAAAAAAGAAAAATTACGGATGATGAGAGTTCCGAGATGGTTCTAGTCATTTTGGAAGTTTTTCCTAAGATGTGGATCCTTAGTTTAAACTACCACATAACGAATGTTCTTGGATTTTTTGTAACCTATGCCTTCAATCAATATAGAAATCGTTTTCGTCACGGACAAATTCCGGAATCAGGAGAACTCTATTTACAATTATGGAACTATGATTCACCTGCAAACGAGGAAATTCCGAAAGAACTTTTGGAAGAAACGAGTCCTCTCAAATCAGAATTGGAAAAATTACCAACAGTGACTGCATTAGTTTTGTCCTTACAGTTTGACCTGCCAATGAAACAAAATTTAAAACAACTCCTTCTCTGGAAGTTACGCGAAACGGGCCAAGATATTGACGATTTCTATCGAGAATGGGATGAAAAACGATTTCAGCAACGCCAACTTTTATCCCGGCTTTCTGGTATGATTACTCGGTATACTAGAAAGTTATATGAGACAACGGATCCGAATCGACGGAAGTGGTATCTCAAACAAAAGAAACTCTGGATTTCTCGTAGGTCTCGGGCCATCGATCGGAGTTTTTTTTCGGAACGTGAAATCGCAAAAGCATTAGGCATTTCCAGAAAGGCCGTTCGCAATCATTTGTCACAGGGAAAACATGAACTTCGTAAGGTCGGCAAAGATTTATTGCACTATGCATAA
- a CDS encoding STAS domain-containing protein — protein sequence MKIKVTSKNDVHIIKIEGAIKAGNEFELSEKIEQYIKKGQVPKFIIDLKKVPFINSAGLGTFLNIYKHIDGLNGRLVFANLNSDIENLMEITKLSSVFEIYKTLEEAEDSFEY from the coding sequence ATGAAAATCAAAGTTACTAGTAAAAACGACGTGCACATCATTAAAATTGAAGGTGCCATCAAAGCCGGAAATGAGTTCGAGCTATCTGAAAAGATTGAACAGTACATCAAAAAAGGCCAAGTCCCTAAATTTATCATTGATTTGAAAAAGGTTCCCTTCATCAACTCAGCTGGTTTAGGAACTTTTCTCAATATCTATAAACATATTGATGGCCTGAATGGTAGACTTGTATTTGCGAACTTAAATTCCGATATCGAGAACCTCATGGAAATCACAAAGCTTTCCAGCGTTTTCGAGATCTATAAAACTCTGGAAGAGGCTGAAGACTCCTTCGAATATTAA